The Arachis ipaensis cultivar K30076 chromosome B03, Araip1.1, whole genome shotgun sequence region ACCTGCCTGAAATCACCACCCAGAATGACCACCTTCTCACCAAAAGGTAAATCTTTATTCCTATCAGAGACCAAAACCATTATATCACGCAACGTCCTATCGAGAGCTTCAAATGCTAATTTGTTAGTCATCGGTGCCTCATCCCAAATAATCAAATCGGCCAATCGAAATACCTCAGCTTTTGGACTATCCTTCTTAATCTGGCAAACAGTGTCTTCAGTCCGCTCAACAGGAATATTGAACATAGAATGCGCCGTCTTACCACCAGGTAACAACAGAGAAGCAATACCACTAGAAGCAACATTTATAACAATCTTTTTCTCATATCGCAATCTAGCTGACAAAACTCTGTATAAAAAGTTTTTCCAGTGCCACCAAACCCGTACACAAAAAAGAATCCATCCCTCTTATTCGAAACACAGTCAATAATTTTATCGTAAACCACCTTCTGTTCTTCATTTAACTTTAAGATATTTGCATCGTGCTCACGAGACAAAGAAACAGTATCATACTGTAACTCACGCAACAGCATCAAATTGCTAAATTGAGAGACTAAAGAGTTATTAGGAACCGGCATGCTAGCATAATTTCTCAATGATTTTCCATTACTCTGCAATAGTTTTTCAATCTCCAACAAACAAAACGTTTGCAACTCGTCCTGACTCATAGTTAGATCTACGTTTaacgataattaataaatattagcaCCATAATATAACTTCTCTACTGTGTGCATGCGTGTGTGCCTACCTGTCACGTAATAAATTCACGATGAACAAAAATCTTACCAGGATATTGCAGCTCATGTCTTCTGCGGTAAAGAATATCATCAGACAAATAACACCAAGTTTGCTCCCAAACTGACAGAGGTCTTCCCATGGAACCAGATAGCAGCAACATCACAAAAAGCCTCCTAAGCTGTGCAGCTGACGCTAACTCGGCAACTTCCTTAATAGCAGAAACATACTCCTTATCATCTATCAAGAATCCCATGGCAGAACATGCCTCTTGAAATGTATCATAAGTAACACCATTCACGGTTCTTATACTTCGAAAACTGGTACAACCTCTCTGCACATTCAAAAGCATCCGCATGTAGAAAAGTTCACCGGATGAGGGATGAGCAAAACTCAATCTTCCAATTGAGAATCCCCTCTGTCTTGGCTTCCACTCCCTGCTCCTCAAACAATAGACAAATTTGCCTGGATATTCAACATATGTTAGAGACCGCCCCTCCAAAAACCGCCTGTTGGCCATCATCCAACCCGTAAACATCGTCAACAAATCTTTGTTGCGCAAATAAACATGAGTAGTGCTATCAGCATCATCGAATACAACATGTTGCTGGTTCGGCAAGTGAAAAGTCAACCTCTGTACCGACGGCCATCTTTGATGAATATCGAAAGCAAAAATTCTCCACATGGATTCAGACGGTGACAAATAACGACAATCATAATACTGTTTGATCTCATCAACCACCTGAGAAGATTCACCAACATCATATGTTTCTTCAATAGTTGCAGTCACCTGATTCGGACCCTTGTTAACATACTTAAAAAGATACTTAATGACGTTTGACTTATTACAGAACTCGAGATTTATGTGAGCTTGATATTTCATTAACAACAGTGGATTATAGGGCACAACAAATCTGTTGTCGATATCGACATCGTTGATCTTCACTGTGACACCGATATTATGACGTCTATTTATTGGATAGCCATCTTCATCAAAGCTCATTTGGTCAACGAATCTTTTCGGATAAAATTTTGAGCACTTACCATCTTTCATGCAAGGAAAACTCGGTCTAAGTCGACCACAGGGACCATGGATCATGTACTTAGTGACGACATTATAAAGAGATGGAAATTTTTGGGGATTGGGTAGCTCAGCACAGATGAATTCATCAAGAATTTCAACACTTTGTAAGTTGCTTTTCCCGTTAAGCCAGAGTAACATGTGTGCATGCGGTAGACCTCTTTTTTGGAACTCAATAGTATACATacctaaaaaatagaaaaaa contains the following coding sequences:
- the LOC107633747 gene encoding uncharacterized protein LOC107633747, whose product is MSFDEDGYPINRRHNIGVTVKINDVDIDNRFVVPYNPLLLMKYQAHINLEFCNKSNVIKYLFKYVNKGPNQVTATIEETYDVGESSQVVDEIKQYYDCRYLSPSESMWRIFAFDIHQRWPSVQRLTFHLPNQQHVVFDDADSTTHVYLRNKDLLTMFTGWMMANRRFLEGRSLTYVEYPGKFVYCLRSREWKPRQRGFSIGRLSFAHPSSGELFYMRMLLNVQRGCTSFRSIRTVNGVTYDTFQEACSAMGFLIDDKEYVSAIKEVAELASAAQLRRLFVMLLLSGSMGRPLSVWEQTWCYLSDDILYRRRHELQYPDLTMSQDELQTFCLLEIEKLLQSNGKSLRNYASMPVPNNSLVSQFSNLMLLRELQYDTVSLSREHDANILKVLSARLRYEKKIVINVASSGIASLLLPGGKTAHSMFNIPVERTEDTVCQIKKDSPKAEVFRLADLIIWDEAPMTNKLAFEALDRTLRDIMVLVSDRNKDLPFGEKVVILGGDFRQVLPVISKGSRAEIVMASINSSAI